GCGGCCTTCGTCGATGAGGGTGGCGGGGTTCGCCCAGGCGATGGCGAAGAGGAGCGCAACTAGGGCCAGAAACTTTTTCATAGACACCTCCAGGGTTTGAACGGTCCCATTGTAGCAAGACGGCTACCCGGAACCGGAGAAGGCCCGTGCTAGAGTTTAGGTATGCGTTGGATATTAGGATTTGCGGGGTTGTTGCTGACCCTCGCCTGGGCTCAGTTCAACCCCGGTCCGGCGGAGTATTACGCGCAATGCCGCACCCTCTACGACGAGCAGGTGCTGGCGGGGGCGCGCGCCGCCTGCGAGCTCGCGCTCGTGGCCGACCCCGAGTACGTGCCCGCGCTGAAGCTGCTCGTGCGGGTGCACCTGGACGAGGGCAACCTCGAGGACGCCGGCGACCTGCTCGAGCGCCTCAAGCGCCTCGCCCCCGACGACCTGGTGACGCGCACCCTGGAGGCGCGCTACCTGCTGGCCAAGGGCCGGCCCGCCGAGGCGCTGGGCCTGGTCGAGTTCGTCCCCGGGCCCGAAGCCGCGTGGGTCAAGGGGCGGGCCTACGAGGCGGTGGGCCGCTTCACGGACGCGCTCGAGGCCTACCGCGAGGCGGCGGTGCTGGGCGAGGCCCGCGCCCGCGTCGACGCGGCGCGGCTGCTCGAACGGATGGGGCGGCCGACCGCGGCGCTCGAGGAGCTGGGCCAGGTGGAGGGGCCCGACCTGCTCGTGCTCAAGGGGCGGCTGCTCTGGACCGCGGGCGAGCTTCCCGAGGCGGCCCAGACGCTGGAGCGGGCGCTCGCGGAGCTCTCCAGCGCCGACCCCCGCTACACCGAGGCGCTGGCCACGTTGGCGCGCGTCTACTACGGCATGGGCGACACCCGGCGCGGCGGCCTGACCCTGGACCAGCTCTCGGGGCGGGTCAACCTGGTGGCCGAGCTGCTGCGCGCCGGCTGGCTGTGGCTGCTCGGGCTGGTGCTGCTCGTGGGGCTCCACCTTTACGGCGAGAGCCGCATCGAACCCATCAGCACCCTGGAGGTGCGCACCGACCACGCCTGGGGCGTGGGCCGCGTCTACGGGGCGCTGTTGCTCGCCTGGCTGCTGGGCGCCGCGGCGGCCGTGGGGCTGGGCTGGT
This genomic stretch from Oceanithermus profundus DSM 14977 harbors:
- a CDS encoding tetratricopeptide repeat protein, translated to MRWILGFAGLLLTLAWAQFNPGPAEYYAQCRTLYDEQVLAGARAACELALVADPEYVPALKLLVRVHLDEGNLEDAGDLLERLKRLAPDDLVTRTLEARYLLAKGRPAEALGLVEFVPGPEAAWVKGRAYEAVGRFTDALEAYREAAVLGEARARVDAARLLERMGRPTAALEELGQVEGPDLLVLKGRLLWTAGELPEAAQTLERALAELSSADPRYTEALATLARVYYGMGDTRRGGLTLDQLSGRVNLVAELLRAGWLWLLGLVLLVGLHLYGESRIEPISTLEVRTDHAWGVGRVYGALLLAWLLGAAAAVGLGWYLYHNWLAAFTPVQAQVVRPVFFLVAALVAGALGWGALRPAEEGAASPLGRRESWLEGLWVGVLLLALVLGYAWLSGRTAWLGPVPFNPLLPLGALALAALALAEPLLRVRLPAALQARYGAGLAPVFAVLVAGLFLLAPVLLWWVVAAGAMLIYLRMRGLLPVMVGWLVLGVLLLGAGYVPWARAFF